Sequence from the Arthrobacter pigmenti genome:
GATCGGGGCGTTTGTTGGGCTTGGGTTCGCGTTCGGCGACGAGACCACCTCGCCCTTGAGCTTTGCTGTCTTTGGTCTTTCGCTCGGATTTCTGGCGGCGTCGGTCGCCTGCATTGTTGTGGTGTGGCCGCTTATGAAGAATCTTCGTCACGCCCTCGGCAAGGACTACGCCGCTCAGAAGGCGATCGGGCGGGTGGTTCTGCGCAACAAGAAGGACGAACTGTCCGACGACGGTCGGCGGAGGGCAGCGGTGTGGGCAGCCATCATGTCCGTGTACTTCCCATTCCAAACCGCACAGATCGCCCTGCTCTTCACGGCGCTTTGGCTTCAGCAGGTCTGGAACCTGAGCAGCGGACCCGCCGATGAGTATCTTCCCTTCACAATCGGAATGGCGGTGGGGATCCCGGTCCTGCTCGCGGTCCTTCTGCCATTCAGCATTCGCCAGTCACGTCGCGTGAAGCGTTATGCCGCTGCGCACGCTGGTCTCGTTGACGTCGCGGATGAAAAAGCTCCGGGCACCGCGTGAAAATCCACTAGTCAGCGCTAAAGCGAACAGGGCAGTGGCGAGCACATATGCTGCCGAATATCACGCAGTCCGGTCGAATGAATCCAGGCTGCGGGAGCGCCACACCACCCCGAGGGCGGGGTCTTCCGTGGGACTTGGTTCGACACGCTGCACGGTGAAGCCTTCCCGCTCGTAGAAAGCTCCTGCCCGCTCGTTGGCCACGTCGCCGTCGTCGACCCTTAGTCAGCTCTCACGGCCCTTCGAAACCCAGGTGGCATCCGCACTGCGCTCGCCCACAACGAGGTCGGCAGCGGCGTCGAGCGCGTCCAGATCCGCTTCGGAGAGCTCGACGTCAACGGCGCCGAGATTCTCGTCGATCCGCTGCGGCTTCCGGGTACCGGGGATCGGCACCACAGCCAGCCCGAAGCGCTGACCCTGCGCCGCAAGCCACGCGAGTGCGACCTGCGCCGGCGTCGCGCCCGTATTCACCGCCACAGACTGCACAGCCTCGACGATCGACGCGTTCGCCGCCATTGCCTCCCCGCTGAACCGCGGCACCCGATGCCGGAAATCCCCGTCCGAAAGCGACTGAGCCTGGACTGTCCCGGTAAGGAAACCCCGTCCCAGAGGCGAATACGGAACGAAGCCGACACCGAGCTTGGCCGCCGCCGGCACCACCCGACGTTCAACGTCACGGCTCCAGATCGACCATTCGCTCTGCACCGCGGCAATAGGATGCACGGCGTGGGCTGCTGCTAGCTCGTCCGCCGTAACTTCGGACAGACCGAGATGCCGGACCTTTCCTTGAGCGACCAGCTCGGCCATCGCTCCGACCGTCTCCTCGATAGGCACAGTGGTGTCCCGCCGATGCATGTAGTAGAGGTCGACGACGTCGGTCCCCAGCCGCTGCAGGCTTGCCTCCAGGGCGCTTCGGACATAGGCAGCATCGCCGCGGACACCGGTGTAACCGGCGGCAGGACTGCCCTCAATCCCGAACTTCGTGGCGATCTCAACCTCACCGCGGCGGTCAGTAAGAAGGCGACCAATCAGTTCTTCATTGCTGCCTGCTCCGTAAACGTCCGCAGTGTCCAGGAAACTGACACCGGCGTCGACCGCATGGTGCAGCGTCCGCAGCGCATCCTCCGGGTCGGTCCCGCCGTACACCTCAGTAAGCGCCATGCCGCCGAAGCCCTGCCGGCTGACCGTGAAACCATGTGCAAGTTCAATACGTGGAAGGCTCATACCTCGATGGTATGCGCGTCCGGAAGTGTCGGACAGGTAGGTAATAATGGACGCCATGGGGAAAAACACCTTCACTACCGCCCTGACCGTTGCTGCCCTTGCGCTCTCGCTGACGGCGTGCACCGAGGATGGGCCCACCGCCGAGGACGCCGCCAGCAACCTCGCCGAAGGCCTCACCAGCGGCGACCTGAACGGTGTCAGCTTCGCATCCGTCGAAGCTGCGGACGTCACCACACAGCTGGACGAGCTCACCGCCGCGCTTGACCCCCTGGCCCCTACGGTCACCGTCGCCGGCGTCGAAAGTACCGGCGAGGATACCGCCACTGCGCAGCTGAACCACGTCTGGGATCTGGACGAGAGCGATTCTGACTGGACCTACACAACCACGGCGGAACTCACTCTGGTGGAGGACGCCTGGCAGGTCAGCTGGAACCCAGCGGTCGCGGTGGAGGGCCTGGATGAAGGCGCCACGCTTGCAGTGTCGAGAACTCCTGCAGAGCGCGCGGGGATTCTTGGGGCCGGCGGCGAAGTGTTGGTCACGGACCGTCCGGTTATTCGGGTAGGGATCGACAAGACGCGGATCGAGGCAGCGGCAGTGGAGGATTCCGCAGCCGCGTTGGCGGAACTCATCGGTCTTGACCCGGCCGCTTATACCGAGCAGGTGGTGAACGCCGGCGAACAGGCGTTCGTCGAAGCGATCGTGTACCGGGATGATCAGGACCGCCCCGTCACTGATGAGGAGATCGAGGCCATCCCCGGAGCGGTCGGCATCCCGGACACGATGTCGCTCGCCCCCACCCGCGAATTTGCCCGCGCGCTGCTCGGCAGCGTCGGACCGGCCACAGCCGAGCTGACCGAGCAGTCCGAAGGCCGCCTGGTTGCAGGAGACATTGCCGGATTGTCCGGACTGCAGCTGCAGTATGACGAGCAACTGGCCGGTACACCCGGCCTGGTCATCGAGGCCGTGTCCGGAGAAGGCGAAACCCAGACGCGCGAG
This genomic interval carries:
- a CDS encoding aldo/keto reductase, whose amino-acid sequence is MSLPRIELAHGFTVSRQGFGGMALTEVYGGTDPEDALRTLHHAVDAGVSFLDTADVYGAGSNEELIGRLLTDRRGEVEIATKFGIEGSPAAGYTGVRGDAAYVRSALEASLQRLGTDVVDLYYMHRRDTTVPIEETVGAMAELVAQGKVRHLGLSEVTADELAAAHAVHPIAAVQSEWSIWSRDVERRVVPAAAKLGVGFVPYSPLGRGFLTGTVQAQSLSDGDFRHRVPRFSGEAMAANASIVEAVQSVAVNTGATPAQVALAWLAAQGQRFGLAVVPIPGTRKPQRIDENLGAVDVELSEADLDALDAAADLVVGERSADATWVSKGRES